From the genome of Chroicocephalus ridibundus chromosome 1, bChrRid1.1, whole genome shotgun sequence, one region includes:
- the LOC134516758 gene encoding protein-lysine methyltransferase METTL21E-like isoform X1, with translation MDLTSSQHNHLQNELVREWEKQEGSLVILKDIKQKIEECPLQYEGKLVWEKEDEEIVAEIMRRRFFPALITHKAWEGFHFAGHEIRITEATDCYGAVVWPSALVLCYFLETNSKQYNLVDKNVIEIGAGTGLVSIVASLLGALVTATDLPELLGNLHHNVLQNTKLKCKHQPCVKELSWGIDLEKNFPKPSCHFDYILAADVVYHHPFLDELLLTFDHLCRNDTVILWAMKFRLEKENQFVGRFQTLFDLEVISDFPSLNITLYKAMRKGRMKARPSKVTV, from the exons ATGGACTTGACATCATCACAACATAATCATCTACAAAATGAGCTGGTAAGAGAATGGGAAAAACAAGAAG GAAGTTTAGTTATTCTGAAAGAtataaagcagaaaatagaagAGTGCCCTTTGCAGTATGAAGGGAAACTTGTAT gggaaaaagaagatgaagagaTAGTTGCAGAAATCATGAGAAGgcgtttttttcctgctttaataaCACATAAGGCCTGGGAAGGCTTTCACTTTGCTGGCCATGAGATAAGAATTACAGAAGCCACTGATTGTTACGGGGCAGTCGTCTGGCCATCG GCTCttgttctgtgttattttttggaAACTAATTCTAAACAATACAATTTGGTTGACAAAAATGTGATTGAAATTGGAGCCGGAACTGGGTTGGTCTCCATAGTAGCCAGTTTACTGG GTGCACTTGTGACTGCCACAGATTTGCCAGAACTGCTGGGAAACCTTCATCACAATGTTCTACAAAATACAAAGCTGAAATGCAAGCACCAGCCTTGTGTTAAGGAATTGTCTTGGGGAATTGATCTGGAAAAGAACTTTCCTAAGCCTTCCTGTCACTTTGATTACATTTTGGCTGCTGATGTAGTTTACCACCATCCCTTCCTGGATGAACTTCTCCTGACTTTTGATCACTTGTGCAGGAATGACACTGTTATTCTGTGGGCTATGAAATTTAGGTTGGAGAAAGAGAACCAATTTGTGGGCAGATTTCAGACACTGTTTGACTTAGAGGTGATTTCTGATTTCCCCAGTTTGAACATAACCTTGTACAAGGCAATGAGGAAAGGCAGGATGAAAGCCAGACCTTCCAAAGTGACAGTCTGA
- the LOC134516758 gene encoding protein-lysine methyltransferase METTL21E-like isoform X3, which translates to MDLTSSQHNHLQNELVREWEKQEGEKEDEEIVAEIMRRRFFPALITHKAWEGFHFAGHEIRITEATDCYGAVVWPSALVLCYFLETNSKQYNLVDKNVIEIGAGTGLVSIVASLLGALVTATDLPELLGNLHHNVLQNTKLKCKHQPCVKELSWGIDLEKNFPKPSCHFDYILAADVVYHHPFLDELLLTFDHLCRNDTVILWAMKFRLEKENQFVGRFQTLFDLEVISDFPSLNITLYKAMRKGRMKARPSKVTV; encoded by the exons ATGGACTTGACATCATCACAACATAATCATCTACAAAATGAGCTGGTAAGAGAATGGGAAAAACAAGAAG gggaaaaagaagatgaagagaTAGTTGCAGAAATCATGAGAAGgcgtttttttcctgctttaataaCACATAAGGCCTGGGAAGGCTTTCACTTTGCTGGCCATGAGATAAGAATTACAGAAGCCACTGATTGTTACGGGGCAGTCGTCTGGCCATCG GCTCttgttctgtgttattttttggaAACTAATTCTAAACAATACAATTTGGTTGACAAAAATGTGATTGAAATTGGAGCCGGAACTGGGTTGGTCTCCATAGTAGCCAGTTTACTGG GTGCACTTGTGACTGCCACAGATTTGCCAGAACTGCTGGGAAACCTTCATCACAATGTTCTACAAAATACAAAGCTGAAATGCAAGCACCAGCCTTGTGTTAAGGAATTGTCTTGGGGAATTGATCTGGAAAAGAACTTTCCTAAGCCTTCCTGTCACTTTGATTACATTTTGGCTGCTGATGTAGTTTACCACCATCCCTTCCTGGATGAACTTCTCCTGACTTTTGATCACTTGTGCAGGAATGACACTGTTATTCTGTGGGCTATGAAATTTAGGTTGGAGAAAGAGAACCAATTTGTGGGCAGATTTCAGACACTGTTTGACTTAGAGGTGATTTCTGATTTCCCCAGTTTGAACATAACCTTGTACAAGGCAATGAGGAAAGGCAGGATGAAAGCCAGACCTTCCAAAGTGACAGTCTGA
- the LOC134516758 gene encoding protein-lysine methyltransferase METTL21E-like isoform X2, with protein sequence MRLSSLGSLVILKDIKQKIEECPLQYEGKLVWEKEDEEIVAEIMRRRFFPALITHKAWEGFHFAGHEIRITEATDCYGAVVWPSALVLCYFLETNSKQYNLVDKNVIEIGAGTGLVSIVASLLGALVTATDLPELLGNLHHNVLQNTKLKCKHQPCVKELSWGIDLEKNFPKPSCHFDYILAADVVYHHPFLDELLLTFDHLCRNDTVILWAMKFRLEKENQFVGRFQTLFDLEVISDFPSLNITLYKAMRKGRMKARPSKVTV encoded by the exons ATGCGCCTCTCAAGCTTGG GAAGTTTAGTTATTCTGAAAGAtataaagcagaaaatagaagAGTGCCCTTTGCAGTATGAAGGGAAACTTGTAT gggaaaaagaagatgaagagaTAGTTGCAGAAATCATGAGAAGgcgtttttttcctgctttaataaCACATAAGGCCTGGGAAGGCTTTCACTTTGCTGGCCATGAGATAAGAATTACAGAAGCCACTGATTGTTACGGGGCAGTCGTCTGGCCATCG GCTCttgttctgtgttattttttggaAACTAATTCTAAACAATACAATTTGGTTGACAAAAATGTGATTGAAATTGGAGCCGGAACTGGGTTGGTCTCCATAGTAGCCAGTTTACTGG GTGCACTTGTGACTGCCACAGATTTGCCAGAACTGCTGGGAAACCTTCATCACAATGTTCTACAAAATACAAAGCTGAAATGCAAGCACCAGCCTTGTGTTAAGGAATTGTCTTGGGGAATTGATCTGGAAAAGAACTTTCCTAAGCCTTCCTGTCACTTTGATTACATTTTGGCTGCTGATGTAGTTTACCACCATCCCTTCCTGGATGAACTTCTCCTGACTTTTGATCACTTGTGCAGGAATGACACTGTTATTCTGTGGGCTATGAAATTTAGGTTGGAGAAAGAGAACCAATTTGTGGGCAGATTTCAGACACTGTTTGACTTAGAGGTGATTTCTGATTTCCCCAGTTTGAACATAACCTTGTACAAGGCAATGAGGAAAGGCAGGATGAAAGCCAGACCTTCCAAAGTGACAGTCTGA
- the LOC134516758 gene encoding protein-lysine methyltransferase METTL21E-like isoform X4, whose product MKGNLYVREKEDEEIVAEIMRRRFFPALITHKAWEGFHFAGHEIRITEATDCYGAVVWPSALVLCYFLETNSKQYNLVDKNVIEIGAGTGLVSIVASLLGALVTATDLPELLGNLHHNVLQNTKLKCKHQPCVKELSWGIDLEKNFPKPSCHFDYILAADVVYHHPFLDELLLTFDHLCRNDTVILWAMKFRLEKENQFVGRFQTLFDLEVISDFPSLNITLYKAMRKGRMKARPSKVTV is encoded by the exons ATGAAGGGAAACTTGTATGTAA gggaaaaagaagatgaagagaTAGTTGCAGAAATCATGAGAAGgcgtttttttcctgctttaataaCACATAAGGCCTGGGAAGGCTTTCACTTTGCTGGCCATGAGATAAGAATTACAGAAGCCACTGATTGTTACGGGGCAGTCGTCTGGCCATCG GCTCttgttctgtgttattttttggaAACTAATTCTAAACAATACAATTTGGTTGACAAAAATGTGATTGAAATTGGAGCCGGAACTGGGTTGGTCTCCATAGTAGCCAGTTTACTGG GTGCACTTGTGACTGCCACAGATTTGCCAGAACTGCTGGGAAACCTTCATCACAATGTTCTACAAAATACAAAGCTGAAATGCAAGCACCAGCCTTGTGTTAAGGAATTGTCTTGGGGAATTGATCTGGAAAAGAACTTTCCTAAGCCTTCCTGTCACTTTGATTACATTTTGGCTGCTGATGTAGTTTACCACCATCCCTTCCTGGATGAACTTCTCCTGACTTTTGATCACTTGTGCAGGAATGACACTGTTATTCTGTGGGCTATGAAATTTAGGTTGGAGAAAGAGAACCAATTTGTGGGCAGATTTCAGACACTGTTTGACTTAGAGGTGATTTCTGATTTCCCCAGTTTGAACATAACCTTGTACAAGGCAATGAGGAAAGGCAGGATGAAAGCCAGACCTTCCAAAGTGACAGTCTGA